A section of the Clostridium felsineum DSM 794 genome encodes:
- a CDS encoding CBS domain-containing protein: MNIAFFLTPKNEVICEQITSTMRQALERMEYHRYTAIPILDEKGRYIGTLTEGDLLWKLKNTPELDFQTTNKVSISEIPRHMNNKPVHIDSDIEDLISKSVSQNFVPVVDDNNVFIGIIKRSDIMNYCYSEMFKKAKKEA; encoded by the coding sequence ATGAATATAGCATTTTTTTTAACTCCTAAGAATGAGGTTATATGCGAACAAATAACTTCTACTATGAGACAAGCACTTGAAAGGATGGAATATCATAGATACACGGCAATTCCTATATTAGATGAAAAGGGAAGATATATTGGAACATTAACAGAGGGAGATTTATTATGGAAACTGAAAAACACTCCAGAACTTGACTTTCAAACAACAAATAAAGTTTCCATTAGCGAAATACCAAGGCATATGAATAATAAACCAGTGCATATAGATTCTGATATAGAAGATCTGATATCAAAATCTGTAAGTCAAAATTTTGTTCCAGTAGTAGATGATAATAATGTGTTTATAGGGATAATAAAGAGAAGTGATATTATGAATTATTGCTATTCAGAAATGTTTAAAAAAGCTAAAAAAGAAGCTTAA
- a CDS encoding ROK family transcriptional regulator encodes MFDIDQNSNKGKILNLLYRKRELTKLDISNEIGVSVPTVISNVNELIREGFVEESGVAISTGGRKPIIVSFLPNSRYAFGVDINPDKARVILTNLDLDIKYDAEFLINEVRDIESAMKKISEIIKEALEFTKVDEKKVLGIGFSLQGTVDEKELVLKSAINIGIKDWNFRKFENLFEFPMFIENEANAAALAELKIGIAKEERNLVYISVSSGLGTGIVIEGQLYKGKNKRAGEIGHMTIVPHGKLCRCGRKGCWEMYASQKALLNEFNELSDTKIEKLEDFFKLLDARNEVAEKCMENYLDALATGIQNIVLIFDPHYIVLGGEISGYSDVYLDRLKDKIFIKNEFYSREDFKLLPSRLKSNSSILGASLLPIQKAFLIEEQVI; translated from the coding sequence ATGTTTGATATAGACCAAAATTCGAATAAAGGTAAGATACTAAATTTGTTATATAGAAAAAGGGAACTAACTAAACTCGATATATCAAATGAGATTGGGGTAAGTGTTCCGACGGTAATATCTAATGTAAATGAATTAATACGAGAAGGGTTTGTAGAAGAATCGGGAGTTGCAATTTCTACAGGAGGAAGAAAACCTATAATTGTAAGTTTTCTTCCTAATAGTAGGTATGCTTTTGGAGTAGATATAAATCCAGATAAGGCAAGAGTAATTTTGACTAATTTAGATTTGGATATTAAATATGATGCTGAATTTTTAATTAATGAAGTTAGAGATATAGAGTCAGCTATGAAGAAGATTTCAGAGATAATTAAAGAAGCGTTAGAGTTTACAAAAGTCGATGAAAAAAAAGTACTTGGTATTGGATTTTCACTTCAAGGAACAGTAGATGAGAAGGAACTTGTACTTAAAAGCGCAATCAATATAGGAATAAAGGATTGGAATTTTAGAAAATTTGAAAACCTCTTTGAATTCCCTATGTTTATTGAAAATGAAGCTAATGCTGCAGCGCTTGCAGAGCTTAAAATAGGAATAGCAAAAGAAGAAAGAAATTTAGTATATATATCAGTTTCCAGCGGTTTAGGTACGGGTATAGTAATAGAAGGACAGCTTTATAAAGGAAAAAACAAAAGGGCAGGAGAAATAGGGCATATGACAATAGTACCACATGGGAAATTGTGTAGATGTGGAAGAAAAGGCTGCTGGGAAATGTATGCATCCCAAAAAGCGCTTTTAAACGAATTTAATGAATTAAGTGATACAAAGATTGAGAAATTGGAAGACTTTTTTAAACTTTTAGATGCAAGAAATGAAGTTGCAGAAAAATGTATGGAGAATTATTTAGATGCACTTGCAACAGGGATACAAAATATAGTTCTTATTTTTGATCCGCATTATATAGTTTTGGGTGGAGAAATAAGTGGATATTCAGATGTTTATTTAGACAGACTTAAGGATAAAATTTTTATCAAAAATGAATTTTATAGTAGAGAAGATTTTAAGTTACTTCCATCTAGACTTAAAAGTAATTCTTCGATTTTAGGAGCATCATTATTACCTATACAAAAGGCCTTTTTAATAGAAGAGCAAGTAATATAG
- a CDS encoding ABC transporter substrate-binding protein, with the protein MSKLLKRLCLFCIVTCLVTTTVGCNFIKSDDYDVDFFVEKFEMLDTFKAIAADFEKETGYKVKVESPSKAATIINDRVRNDVAPDIFQVYPGQTAYNIFQKEGKLMDVTNLSCNKNIDKGALDMYAVKDNREKNHYYTLPLSFSCETLYYNETLLHKYGYDKPGLYGKTENEADKNGQYLPKTWEDMRRLADKVNSDRKAGINKLSLFALSGSDPYLIHGMHEALWQQVLTSTEDTNKYFLNSPKGKVGKYELEVSGKKLSNIESNGYDSAFNKVSDILTFVADNSQNNYGTAKAADAITALIKEEGLIFPAGTFSLPLIRQAKPKDEIRTMPFPGTTDNNATIISTADLALSVSKQAKNIKAVKAFLNYLTSAKVFQKYYDVDGNKTSVKGVNTKGKTPELEGIEKLYTDPKHHVPWIHQYWKQGESQIQTLTINFMITKNKKDLYNSLNQYFDVEKRMADEN; encoded by the coding sequence ATGAGTAAATTGCTAAAAAGACTGTGTTTATTTTGCATTGTAACGTGTTTGGTCACCACTACTGTAGGATGCAATTTCATAAAAAGTGATGATTATGATGTAGACTTCTTTGTTGAAAAATTTGAAATGTTGGATACTTTTAAAGCTATAGCGGCAGATTTTGAAAAAGAAACAGGGTATAAGGTAAAGGTTGAATCACCTTCAAAGGCAGCAACAATAATAAATGATCGTGTTAGAAATGATGTTGCACCTGATATATTTCAAGTTTATCCTGGACAAACAGCTTATAATATATTTCAAAAAGAAGGTAAATTAATGGATGTAACTAATTTATCATGCAATAAAAATATAGATAAAGGTGCATTAGATATGTATGCTGTTAAAGATAATAGAGAAAAAAATCATTACTATACATTACCTTTAAGCTTCTCTTGTGAAACTTTATATTACAATGAGACATTACTTCATAAGTATGGATATGACAAGCCAGGGCTTTATGGAAAAACAGAAAATGAGGCGGATAAAAATGGTCAGTATCTACCAAAAACTTGGGAGGATATGAGAAGGCTAGCTGATAAAGTAAACTCAGATAGAAAAGCAGGGATTAATAAACTTTCATTATTTGCTTTAAGTGGCTCTGATCCATATCTAATCCATGGTATGCACGAAGCTCTATGGCAGCAAGTTCTTACTAGCACAGAAGATACAAATAAGTATTTTTTAAATTCACCTAAAGGAAAGGTAGGTAAATACGAACTTGAGGTATCTGGAAAGAAGCTATCAAATATTGAGTCAAATGGGTACGATTCAGCCTTTAATAAGGTATCTGATATATTAACTTTTGTTGCAGATAATTCACAAAATAATTATGGAACAGCAAAGGCAGCGGATGCAATAACAGCATTAATAAAGGAAGAAGGACTTATATTTCCAGCAGGAACTTTTTCTCTTCCACTGATAAGACAGGCTAAGCCTAAGGATGAGATAAGAACTATGCCATTTCCAGGGACTACAGATAATAATGCAACCATAATTTCTACAGCCGATTTAGCCTTGTCTGTTAGTAAACAAGCTAAAAACATAAAAGCAGTTAAGGCATTTTTAAATTATCTAACTAGTGCTAAGGTATTCCAGAAATATTATGATGTAGATGGAAATAAGACGTCTGTAAAGGGAGTTAACACCAAAGGGAAAACACCTGAGCTTGAAGGCATAGAAAAATTGTACACAGATCCAAAACACCATGTACCATGGATACACCAATACTGGAAACAAGGTGAATCTCAAATACAAACTTTAACAATAAATTTTATGATAACTAAAAATAAAAAAGATTTATACAACAGTTTAAATCAGTATTTTGATGTAGAAAAAAGAATGGCAGATGAGAATTAA
- a CDS encoding carbohydrate ABC transporter permease yields MKLANKYWKYAFVLPMVVLYLIFFMYPLVQGIIVSFTSWDGLSSVKHFIGLKNYMNLFSDNDFVKSISFTLELTIVLIVIEIVVGLGIAVLLERKIKFNSFFRTAYFFPAVLSGMTVSLIFSQIFQYGIPEVGNGLNIAALKLNPLSNHTGAFIAIAFVMLWQGVALPILLFLAGLMSVPKDIIEAASVDGATSKQIFFKIKLPFLLPTLSIVFILALKAGLLAFDQIVALTYGSVDTQSIGLLLYNDAVSSFRFGYANSMGTLLFIVIIILSLIQIKVSSRYEVRQ; encoded by the coding sequence ATGAAATTGGCAAATAAATATTGGAAGTATGCATTTGTATTACCTATGGTTGTATTATATTTGATATTCTTCATGTATCCTCTAGTACAAGGCATAATTGTAAGTTTTACTAGTTGGGATGGATTATCTAGTGTAAAGCATTTTATAGGATTAAAGAACTATATGAACTTATTTAGTGATAACGATTTCGTAAAAAGTATATCTTTTACCTTAGAACTTACAATTGTGCTTATAGTGATTGAAATTGTTGTTGGACTTGGTATTGCAGTTTTATTAGAAAGAAAAATAAAATTTAACAGCTTTTTTAGGACAGCATATTTTTTCCCAGCAGTACTAAGTGGTATGACGGTAAGTCTTATATTCAGTCAAATATTTCAATATGGGATTCCCGAGGTAGGAAATGGACTTAATATAGCAGCATTAAAATTAAATCCATTATCAAATCATACGGGAGCTTTTATTGCAATTGCATTTGTAATGTTATGGCAAGGGGTAGCGCTTCCTATATTATTGTTCCTAGCAGGACTCATGAGTGTACCAAAAGACATAATAGAGGCTGCATCTGTTGATGGGGCTACATCAAAGCAGATCTTCTTTAAAATAAAATTACCATTTCTTTTGCCAACACTTAGTATTGTGTTTATATTAGCATTAAAGGCTGGACTACTTGCCTTTGATCAAATAGTAGCTTTAACTTATGGTAGTGTAGATACACAATCGATTGGATTATTATTATATAATGATGCAGTAAGTAGTTTTAGATTTGGATATGCAAATTCAATGGGAACACTTTTATTTATTGTAATAATAATTCTCTCATTAATTCAAATAAAAGTTTCAAGTAGATATGAGGTGAGACAATAA
- a CDS encoding carbohydrate ABC transporter permease, which produces MKSMVENKKTNILAYSILTLGALLLIFLPIYLTLIGSFKTGADTIADFFSFPKSLFIKNYSDVFSSGFSGYFLNTVEITVFSVILILLIVPLGSYAIVRSKNSKLFKCIYIGCLLGLFVPFQVFMLPLTTVAAHLHAMNKIGLIFIYAALAIPQTMFLYIGYMKANLPMELEEAASIDGCGRLKTYIKVVFPLLRPINATIIILNALWIWNDFLLPFLILGGDNGNWTLTLFQYNYVAANQMNYGPMFALYISSIVPIIIVYILFQRHIIGGMVEGSIK; this is translated from the coding sequence ATGAAAAGTATGGTGGAAAATAAAAAGACAAATATATTAGCCTATAGTATATTGACATTAGGCGCACTACTATTAATATTTTTACCTATATATTTGACCTTGATAGGTTCATTTAAGACAGGTGCAGATACTATTGCAGATTTTTTTAGTTTCCCAAAATCCCTTTTCATTAAAAATTATTCGGATGTCTTTAGTTCAGGATTTTCAGGATATTTTTTAAATACAGTGGAAATAACGGTTTTTTCGGTTATATTAATATTATTAATTGTTCCGTTAGGTTCCTATGCAATAGTTAGAAGTAAAAATAGTAAATTGTTTAAGTGTATATATATTGGCTGCTTGCTGGGATTATTTGTGCCTTTTCAAGTATTTATGTTACCACTTACAACTGTTGCAGCTCACCTTCATGCTATGAATAAAATAGGTCTTATATTTATATATGCAGCTTTAGCAATTCCTCAAACTATGTTTTTATATATAGGATACATGAAAGCAAATCTTCCTATGGAACTTGAGGAAGCAGCATCAATAGACGGGTGTGGTAGATTAAAGACATATATAAAAGTTGTGTTTCCACTTCTAAGACCTATAAACGCTACCATAATAATTTTAAATGCACTTTGGATATGGAATGACTTTTTACTGCCATTCTTAATACTTGGCGGGGATAATGGAAATTGGACTCTTACACTTTTCCAATATAATTATGTAGCTGCGAATCAGATGAATTATGGCCCAATGTTTGCGCTGTATATATCATCTATAGTACCAATAATAATTGTTTATATATTATTCCAAAGGCATATTATTGGTGGGATGGTAGAAGGGTCTATAAAATAG
- a CDS encoding MarR family winged helix-turn-helix transcriptional regulator, translating to MDINNLVKLINCIYRCNQVHLDKKLKDLDLTVGTYPYLLRLSHVEGISQNDISRELSVDKAMSARSIKKLIELGYITKKENEDDIRAYKLYLTDKGKEVIPKILNIIGELLDILLQGSDENEVEMSMEFLQKVLNNAKENRKNCCERVKKT from the coding sequence ATGGATATAAATAACTTAGTTAAATTAATTAATTGCATATATAGATGCAATCAAGTTCATCTTGATAAAAAACTCAAGGATTTAGATCTTACAGTTGGAACATACCCATATCTACTTAGGTTAAGCCACGTGGAAGGGATAAGTCAAAATGATATAAGTAGGGAACTTAGTGTTGACAAAGCTATGTCAGCTAGAAGTATAAAGAAGCTTATAGAGCTAGGATATATCACAAAGAAGGAAAACGAGGATGATATACGAGCATATAAGCTTTATTTGACGGATAAAGGTAAAGAAGTAATTCCTAAAATTCTTAATATAATAGGAGAATTGCTTGATATTTTGCTTCAAGGAAGTGATGAAAATGAAGTAGAAATGTCTATGGAGTTTTTGCAAAAGGTTTTAAATAATGCTAAGGAAAATAGGAAAAATTGTTGTGAAAGGGTGAAAAAGACTTGA
- a CDS encoding MFS transporter — MNKEQNELYKKRWIILVTVLSATLMSTLDGSIVNVALPSMASRLNVSTASVQWVVTSFLITVAATILIFGRLGDIKGKTKIFKFGVVLFTLGSLLCGLTNSLLILVIARVIQAIGAAATMATNQGIITQTFPANERGRALGLLGTFVALGAMIGPPLGGFIVSLASWEYIFLINIPIGIIVFILCIKVFPKTNERMNEKVDGVGAVLFTIFTVLLFGALVQGETIGYSNIYIILAFVISAVALISFLIIEMKRKQPLLDLSIFKNSLFSVSVICAFTSFTAISASNIILPFYFQDTLKFSAAITGIFMVVSPIVLAIVAPFSGYLSDKIGSEILTLIGLFLTSVGLFLISTLTAASPVALLMTYIVVMTIGNGMFQAPNNSLVMSTVDKSKLGIAGSVNALIRNLGFVVGTSFATLLLYNRMSSKMGYRVVDYIKGRDDVFMYGMKWVYIAAGVFCMMGVIMTAVRFFNSKKKSKDNLEKLRDKAV, encoded by the coding sequence TTGAATAAGGAGCAGAATGAATTATATAAAAAAAGATGGATAATTTTAGTTACAGTATTGTCAGCAACGCTTATGTCAACCCTTGATGGAAGTATTGTAAATGTAGCACTTCCAAGTATGGCATCAAGGCTTAATGTTAGTACAGCCTCAGTTCAGTGGGTTGTTACAAGCTTTCTTATAACTGTGGCAGCAACTATATTGATATTTGGAAGACTTGGAGATATAAAAGGGAAAACGAAAATATTTAAATTTGGAGTTGTTCTTTTTACTCTAGGTTCTCTTTTATGCGGACTTACAAACTCGCTTTTAATACTTGTTATAGCTAGAGTAATACAGGCAATAGGAGCAGCAGCTACAATGGCAACTAATCAGGGTATAATAACTCAAACTTTTCCTGCAAATGAAAGAGGAAGAGCACTTGGACTTTTAGGAACATTTGTAGCATTAGGAGCAATGATAGGACCTCCACTTGGTGGTTTCATAGTTTCTCTTGCAAGTTGGGAATATATATTTTTAATTAACATACCAATAGGAATAATTGTTTTTATATTATGTATTAAAGTATTTCCTAAGACAAATGAAAGAATGAATGAAAAAGTAGATGGAGTAGGAGCAGTTTTATTTACTATATTTACAGTACTATTATTCGGAGCGTTAGTTCAAGGAGAAACTATAGGCTATAGCAATATATATATAATTTTGGCATTTGTTATTTCAGCAGTAGCACTTATATCATTTTTAATTATTGAAATGAAAAGGAAGCAGCCTTTATTGGATTTAAGTATATTTAAAAATAGTTTGTTTTCTGTTAGTGTTATATGTGCATTTACATCATTTACAGCAATTAGTGCTTCAAATATAATACTTCCGTTTTATTTCCAAGATACCTTAAAGTTTTCGGCAGCTATAACTGGAATATTCATGGTGGTTTCACCAATAGTTTTAGCTATAGTGGCACCATTTAGCGGATATCTTTCAGATAAAATTGGGTCTGAAATCTTAACACTTATAGGATTATTTTTGACAAGTGTAGGTTTATTTCTTATAAGTACATTAACAGCAGCATCACCAGTAGCACTTTTAATGACTTATATAGTAGTGATGACAATAGGAAATGGAATGTTCCAAGCACCTAACAATAGTTTAGTTATGTCTACAGTGGATAAAAGTAAGCTTGGAATTGCAGGAAGTGTTAATGCCCTTATAAGAAATTTAGGCTTTGTTGTTGGTACGTCTTTTGCAACACTTCTTTTATATAACAGAATGAGCAGCAAAATGGGTTATAGAGTTGTAGATTATATAAAAGGTAGAGACGATGTTTTCATGTATGGAATGAAATGGGTATATATTGCCGCAGGAGTTTTTTGTATGATGGGAGTAATAATGACAGCTGTTAGATTTTTTAATAGTAAAAAAAAATCTAAAGATAATTTAGAGAAGTTAAGAGATAAGGCGGTATAG
- a CDS encoding MarR family winged helix-turn-helix transcriptional regulator, with translation MEKKIAFIANYMWGQSIKNIKDVLSEAEISNFNINDYYYLTMIYELKNPKMSEVAEKLKLTKPAISALVKRLSKNELITKVQSEKDKRIYYLKLTGKALEIIEGDNRIYEQIFNTLVGKLDNSEIEKLDSFLEEIIKNIKTV, from the coding sequence ATGGAAAAGAAGATAGCATTTATAGCTAATTATATGTGGGGACAGTCTATTAAAAACATTAAGGATGTATTATCAGAAGCTGAGATAAGTAATTTTAATATAAATGATTATTATTATTTAACTATGATTTATGAACTTAAAAATCCTAAAATGAGTGAGGTTGCAGAGAAACTTAAATTAACAAAGCCTGCAATATCAGCTTTGGTTAAAAGACTCTCAAAGAATGAATTAATTACAAAAGTACAATCGGAAAAAGACAAGAGGATCTACTATCTAAAATTAACAGGTAAAGCATTAGAAATAATCGAAGGTGATAATAGGATATATGAACAGATATTCAATACCTTAGTAGGAAAATTAGATAATAGTGAAATTGAAAAGTTAGATAGCTTTCTTGAAGAAATAATTAAGAATATAAAAACTGTTTAA
- a CDS encoding DMT family transporter, which translates to MSWIYLLLAIIFEVSGTTFMKQSNGFSDFKYAIVMLIFYVLSLSMLTLALKKIDIGVAYAIWSAVGIVLIVTIGTVVFKETINLYKIIFIGLIVVGVIGLNLTSKIH; encoded by the coding sequence ATGAGTTGGATCTATTTACTTTTAGCTATAATATTTGAGGTTTCAGGAACAACATTTATGAAACAATCTAATGGTTTTAGTGATTTTAAATATGCTATTGTTATGCTAATTTTTTATGTTTTAAGTTTAAGTATGCTAACCTTAGCGTTAAAGAAAATAGATATAGGAGTAGCTTATGCTATATGGTCCGCTGTTGGTATAGTTTTAATAGTAACAATAGGTACAGTGGTATTTAAAGAGACTATTAATTTGTATAAGATAATATTTATTGGATTAATAGTAGTAGGAGTAATAGGACTTAATTTAACCTCAAAGATTCATTAA
- a CDS encoding alpha/beta hydrolase encodes MQKTVEIESENLTLRGVIHIPNNIEEKMPIVIIYHGFCGNKMGPHFIFVKLARTLEKLGIASIRFDFAGTGESDGDFVDMTFSKEVYDANVILDYVKTLDFIDKERIAILGFSMGGAIASVVAGDRGDEIKTLCLWAPAGNMEEVILSDAYIGDSYNKVIETGTFDVEGLLLGKEFLEDIHTIDIFDRAAAYNKESIIIHGSKDEIVPLSTSEKYLTLYKEKSSLELVKGANHIFEKNSWENRVIDITKQYLKDKL; translated from the coding sequence ATGCAGAAGACAGTTGAAATAGAGAGTGAAAATTTAACGTTAAGGGGAGTAATCCATATACCCAATAATATAGAAGAAAAAATGCCAATTGTTATAATATATCATGGATTTTGCGGAAATAAGATGGGACCTCATTTTATATTTGTTAAACTAGCACGGACACTGGAAAAATTAGGTATAGCAAGTATTAGATTTGATTTTGCTGGAACGGGTGAAAGTGATGGAGATTTTGTAGATATGACTTTTAGCAAGGAGGTATATGATGCTAATGTCATATTGGATTATGTTAAGACTTTAGATTTCATCGATAAAGAAAGAATTGCTATACTTGGTTTTAGTATGGGGGGTGCTATAGCAAGTGTTGTTGCGGGAGATAGAGGAGATGAAATAAAAACCTTATGCCTATGGGCACCTGCAGGAAATATGGAAGAGGTTATATTATCAGATGCTTATATTGGAGATAGTTACAATAAAGTTATTGAAACTGGGACTTTTGATGTAGAGGGATTATTGCTAGGAAAAGAATTTTTAGAGGATATTCATACGATAGATATATTTGATAGAGCAGCAGCTTACAATAAGGAATCTATAATCATTCATGGAAGTAAAGATGAAATAGTACCACTAAGTACATCGGAGAAATATTTAACATTATATAAAGAAAAATCTTCACTAGAATTAGTAAAAGGGGCAAATCATATATTTGAGAAAAATAGTTGGGAAAATAGGGTTATTGATATTACAAAACAATATTTAAAGGATAAGTTATGA
- a CDS encoding response regulator transcription factor — MGKRIYLVEDEQSLNILLDKYLTKEGYSVTTFSDGNSAREKIKDMPDLWILDIMLPDIDGYELIKNIKQNDKNTPVIFMSARNEELDRVVGLELGSDDYLSKPFLPRELVIRTNKLMERLYGDFKEKNADDIKIGEYTISKKQRLVLFKEEELQLTNKEFELLSYLGDNKNNVISREQILINVWGNDYFGSDRVVDDTIRRLRKKVSKITIETVYGFGYKLVIR; from the coding sequence TTGGGAAAGAGAATATATTTAGTTGAAGACGAACAAAGCTTGAATATTCTACTTGATAAATATCTTACCAAAGAAGGATACAGTGTAACTACTTTCTCAGACGGTAATTCTGCAAGAGAAAAAATAAAAGACATGCCAGATTTATGGATACTTGATATAATGCTTCCAGATATAGATGGATATGAGCTTATTAAAAACATTAAACAAAATGATAAAAATACACCTGTAATATTTATGTCTGCAAGGAATGAGGAATTAGATAGAGTGGTTGGATTAGAACTTGGAAGTGATGATTATTTATCTAAACCCTTCCTTCCAAGGGAGCTTGTCATAAGAACAAATAAGCTTATGGAGAGGTTATACGGAGATTTCAAGGAGAAAAATGCAGATGATATAAAGATAGGAGAATATACAATAAGTAAAAAACAAAGATTGGTGCTTTTTAAAGAAGAAGAGTTGCAGCTTACTAATAAAGAATTTGAATTATTAAGCTACCTTGGAGATAATAAAAATAATGTTATATCAAGGGAACAAATCCTAATAAACGTTTGGGGTAATGATTATTTTGGATCTGACAGAGTTGTTGATGATACCATAAGGAGACTTAGAAAAAAAGTAAGTAAGATAACAATAGAGACAGTTTATGGCTTTGGTTACAAGTTGGTGATTAGATAA
- a CDS encoding sensor histidine kinase, with translation MKIFKIKTITMRIWITFTIMILIIVCSISLLYISAFRAFDESQKMQDLKTAHDTIIKNPSTDKPLRFDKIKNLERSKSFLVTVKSDEYEIQDVNKSPNGGPMMPDNNMRKWIIGYLDKAGNSEKQFKDYYNGMKVLFIISPASSYGKDSYFVTYMPYFVDNRILYQVCLVGLVFIIIGFFTAKIVAGHISKPLKELENYTKRIANKEWKEPIEVSSDDEIGSLANSMNIMQKQLKYADENEKMFLQSISHDLKTPVMVIMSHAEAIIDGIYIDSVEKTAEIIKDEAIRLEKKIKQMLYLNTLDYILENDVENKIINLNNLLYNMVDRFEIFNFDIKTDISEDAINFLGNEEKIKIAIENILDNALRYARKEIVLRLKRYKENLAEIEIYNDGENISEKSIEKIFDNLYKDKKGKFGLGLAISKKIVDFYGGEIKAINRKVGVSFLIKCPIYKGEA, from the coding sequence ATGAAAATATTTAAAATAAAGACTATAACAATGAGGATATGGATAACATTTACCATAATGATTTTGATAATAGTTTGTAGTATTTCATTATTGTATATATCAGCGTTTAGAGCCTTTGATGAAAGCCAAAAAATGCAGGATTTAAAGACCGCTCATGATACAATAATTAAAAATCCTAGTACGGATAAACCCTTAAGATTTGATAAAATAAAAAACTTGGAGAGAAGTAAAAGTTTCTTAGTAACAGTAAAGTCTGATGAATATGAAATACAAGATGTAAATAAGTCTCCAAACGGTGGACCAATGATGCCAGACAACAATATGAGAAAATGGATAATTGGATATTTAGATAAGGCAGGAAATTCAGAAAAACAGTTTAAAGACTACTATAATGGAATGAAGGTTCTTTTTATAATAAGTCCTGCAAGTAGTTATGGGAAGGATTCATATTTTGTAACCTACATGCCTTATTTTGTTGATAATAGAATACTGTATCAGGTGTGCTTAGTTGGACTTGTTTTTATAATAATAGGTTTTTTTACAGCTAAAATTGTAGCTGGACATATATCAAAGCCACTTAAGGAGTTAGAAAATTACACTAAAAGGATAGCTAATAAGGAGTGGAAAGAGCCTATAGAGGTAAGTAGTGACGATGAAATAGGGAGTTTAGCTAATTCGATGAATATTATGCAAAAACAATTAAAGTATGCAGATGAAAATGAAAAAATGTTTTTACAGAGCATATCACATGATTTGAAAACTCCTGTTATGGTTATAATGAGTCACGCAGAAGCAATTATTGATGGCATTTATATTGATTCAGTAGAAAAAACAGCAGAAATAATAAAAGATGAGGCTATTAGACTTGAAAAAAAAATCAAGCAAATGCTGTATCTAAATACACTTGACTATATATTAGAAAATGATGTGGAAAATAAGATTATAAATTTAAATAATTTACTATATAATATGGTGGACAGATTTGAGATATTCAATTTTGATATTAAAACGGATATAAGTGAGGATGCAATTAATTTTTTGGGGAACGAAGAAAAAATTAAAATAGCTATAGAAAATATATTGGATAATGCTTTAAGATATGCCAGAAAGGAAATAGTATTACGATTAAAAAGGTATAAAGAAAATTTAGCTGAAATAGAAATATATAATGACGGAGAGAATATTTCAGAAAAGAGTATAGAAAAAATATTTGATAATTTATACAAGGACAAAAAAGGCAAGTTCGGACTTGGACTTGCAATATCCAAGAAGATAGTAGATTTTTATGGAGGAGAAATTAAGGCAATTAATAGGAAAGTAGGGGTTAGTTTTTTAATAAAATGTCCAATATATAAAGGAGAGGCTTAA